A single region of the Pectinophora gossypiella chromosome 2, ilPecGoss1.1, whole genome shotgun sequence genome encodes:
- the LOC126374931 gene encoding uncharacterized protein LOC126374931, whose product MRWFRKGEPPRLLVASPDEPRSARRSRIDVSPVRYSARKSSSSSVETNFYNLSDQIIIVEKSPHRCHRGDTPVTRRISLQNGPATPHDAYNSRKNRGGSLEKEYMVYREKRNPLLDKVKNTKLSCFKSNGPLRHGDDAASTSGSECSGFGHVDDVTHCRYASNYPETHIEFENHNPWVKMQNYDDDVFFAQSMTSPVESQWREGKTFTPRGTRCYSSGSECDRYHAIPKAVTKLSKSSDQIFNDDYEPYDDEPLSIKSHKKTDKFKNKDDKDTIGPSSCLSAKLRAMSDRYLKSSNKFLSKLYKPSGEHEEEIINSNDNILKSTSASSKSRKKRGGVKAKLRSFSYGALPGLDEFQKQSVFHDEPYQVSCDDENVLIQDCEDADSGILVNESAASSIFDSDRISSRCDSSASHANPLVPCHGRSVSGDQGYQKTRTSGRLSRDRECPKPRPRNYQRALSLDRKEILRRMPKNNNEYEEPKYLQLTEKQRMRQRDASQDSGIPPIPPCRKPSKSDKAPCEFKVVRIIKRNPSDELGIFIAKTKLSDEGHVGYLVAHVVPGGLAEKEGTLRIGDELLNVNGRRLRDLTMAEAKEALRSGISEIDIVICRQREVPNSEGKPRERTPLMMRESSVDYENAVILGKEKRNDKNDVRLDRQRSQDESACNRSALSAADAGGGAAGSHTHFLKGQNASYSSMNNKLLRRQVVSYGGTNKDAIVLSCTGDIVDIDVPDSASRTKDRNDSESETQTPNAANFCTLPRRPRAPTHTYHTITFEKGQGKKPLGFTIVGGRDSPRGPLGIFIKSILPQGQAIDDGRLKAGDEVLAVNGQACHELAHVEALGLFKAVRSGAIELRVCRRVKNSQSTKAKSCTDLLNDDE is encoded by the exons ATGTGTCCCCGGTGCGCTATTCGGCCAGAAAAAGCAGCAGCAGTTCTGTGGAAACCAATTTCTACAATCTCAGCGATCAAATTATAATAGTAGAGAAATCCCCGCACCGATGTCACCGCGGAGACACTCCAGTTACTAGACGCATATCTCTTCAAAATGGCCCCGCTACGCCCCACGATGCCTATAACAGTAGAAAAAACCGAGGAGGATCTTTAGAGAAGGAATACATGGTGTACAGAGAGAAACGCAACCCGTTACTCGATAAAGTTAAGAACACTAAACTATCGTGCTTCAAATCCAACGGTCCCTTGCGACACGGCGATGACGCTGCATCCACGTCAGGCAGTGAATGCAGCGGATTTGGACACGTAGACGATGTAACCCACTGTCGATACGCCTCCAACTATCCCGAAACGCACATAGAATTCGAAAACCATAACCCGTGGGTCAAAATGCAAAACTACGACGACGATGTTTTCTTTGCGCAGAGCATGACCAGTCCAGTTGAAAGCCAGTGGAGGGAAGGTAAAACATTCACTCCTCGAGGTACCAGATGCTACAGCTCGGGCTCGGAGTGTGATCGTTACCACGCGATACCCAAAGCAGTCACGAAGCTTTCCAAATCTAGTGACCAAATTTTTAATGACGACTATGAACCATATGATGATGAACCACTCTCAATAAAATCTCATAAAAAGACTGATAAATTTAAGAATAAAGATGATAAAGATACAATTGGACCAAGTTCATGCCTGTCAGCCAAGTTAAGAGCCATGTCTGATAGATATCTGAAGTCATCAAACAAGTTTCTTTCGAAACTGTACAAACCATCTGGTGAACACGAAGAAGAAATAATTAACAGTAACGACAACATTCTAAAGTCAACCAGTGCATCTAGTAAAAGCCGAAAAAAAAGAGGCGGAGTCAAAGCTAAATTACGCAGCTTTTCGTACGGAGCTCTGCCTGGTCTCGATGAATTTCAAAAACAATCAGTGTTTCATGATGAACCTTATCAAGTGTCGTGCGACGACGAAAACGTTTTGATACAAGACTGTGAAGACGCGGATTCAGGTATTCTAGTCAATGAGTCAGCCGCTTCTTCGATTTTTGATAGTGACAGAATATCGTCTCGTTGTGACAGCTCTGCCTCTCATGCAAACCCTTTAGTTCCTTGCCACGGCAGAAGCGTATCTGGTGATCAAGGCTATCAAAAGACTAGAACTTCTGGTAGATTAAGTAGGGACAGGGAGTGCCCTAAACCTAGACCGCGAAACTACCAAAGAGCACTTTCTCTAGATCGCAAAGAAATACTTAGACGTATGCCGAAAAACAACAATGAGTACGAGGAACCAAAGTATCTACAACTAACTGAGAAACAGAGAATGCGACAAAGAGATGCCAGTCAAGACTCCGGCATTCCTCCAATACCACCGTGCCGGAAACCCTCCAAATCAGATAAAGCCCCTTGCGAATTCAAAGTTGTGAGAATAATAAAACGAAATCCTTCCGACGAGCTCGGTATATTCATCGCTAAAACTAAATTATCAGACGAAGGTCATGTGGGATACTTAGTTGCCCATGTGGTCCCAGGAGGATTAGCAGAAAA GGAAGGGACGCTACGCATAGGCGATGAACTACTCAATGTCAATGGTCGAAGGCTACGGGATTTGACAATGGCCGAAGCAAAGGAAGCTTTAAGATCTGGAATATCAGAAATCGACATCGTAATTTGCAGACAACGCGAAGTACCTAATTCTGAGGGAAAACCGCGCGAACGTACACCGCTTATGATGCGCGAGAGTTCAGTGGACTACGAAAACGCAGTAATATTGggaaaagaaaaacgtaatgataaaaatgacgtCAGACTCGACCGTCAGCGTTCGCAGGACGAGTCGGCGTGTAATCGCAGCGCGCTATCAGCGGCGgacgcgggcggcggcgcggccggctCGCACACACACTTCCTCAAGGGCCAGAACGCGAGCTACAGCAGCATGAACAACAAGCTGCTGCGCCGCCAGGTCGTCAGCTACGGGGGCACGAACAAGGACGCGATCGTACTCAGTTGCACGGGCGACATCGTCGACATCGATGTACCCGACAGTGCCTCTCGGACTAAAGATAGGAATGATAGTGAAAGTGAAACACAAACGCCTAACGCGGCAAACTTCTGCACGCTTCCCCGGAGACCGCGAGCGCCGACGCATACTTACCACACAATCACCTTCGAGAAAGGACAAGGGAAGAAACCGCTCGGCTTCACCATTGTGGGAGGACGCGATTCTCCCAGAGGTCCACTTGGCATCTTTATTAAAAGCATCCTTCCACAAGGGCAAGCTATCGATGACGGGAGACTAAAAGCTG GTGACGAGGTGTTGGCAGTAAACGGGCAAGCGTGCCACGAACTAGCTCACGTGGAGGCCTTGGGGCTCTTCAAAGCCGTCAGGAGCGGTGCCATCGAGCTCAGGGTCTGTCGGAGAGTCAAGAATTCTCA aTCTACCAAAGCGAAGTCCTGCACAGATCTTCTCAATGACGATGAATGA